In the genome of Oxalobacter aliiformigenes, one region contains:
- a CDS encoding NAD(P)-dependent oxidoreductase gives MKGVDLLIFGATRNTGLSIARLAVGKGERVAAMARKESDVSSLKMLGVTVVRGDAFEVHDCWQTLNETRPRRVISLMGGKNAQGRRVCGEGNINVVRALEGGEPVERFLLVTSMGCGEQYEALNDNVKKFLGEALQAKTEAENYLKKSGLPWTIVRPGGLNDEPASGNFCLLDGPDRNRKGYVSRGDVAAAALQVLDDPVWLRRAVTVQCDRGVKEVAHA, from the coding sequence ATGAAAGGGGTCGATTTGCTGATTTTCGGGGCAACCCGCAATACCGGTCTTTCCATTGCACGTCTGGCGGTCGGAAAAGGGGAAAGAGTTGCCGCCATGGCAAGAAAAGAGAGTGATGTGTCCAGTCTGAAAATGCTGGGAGTGACGGTTGTTCGGGGGGATGCCTTCGAGGTGCATGATTGCTGGCAGACACTGAATGAAACCCGGCCCCGCAGGGTGATCAGTCTGATGGGAGGCAAAAATGCACAGGGCCGTCGTGTCTGTGGTGAAGGCAATATCAATGTCGTTCGCGCACTTGAAGGAGGAGAGCCGGTAGAACGGTTTTTGCTTGTGACATCGATGGGATGCGGCGAGCAGTATGAAGCGTTGAATGATAATGTCAAAAAGTTTCTCGGAGAGGCCCTGCAAGCCAAGACCGAAGCGGAAAATTATCTGAAAAAGAGCGGATTGCCCTGGACGATTGTCCGGCCGGGCGGTTTGAATGACGAGCCTGCATCGGGCAATTTCTGCCTGCTTGACGGACCGGACAGGAACCGGAAAGGCTATGTTTCCCGTGGTGATGTGGCGGCCGCTGCCTTGCAGGTACTGGACGATCCGGTCTGGTTGCGTCGTGCGGTGACTGTTCAATGTGACAGGGGGGTAAAGGAGGTTGCTCATGCCTGA
- the hutX gene encoding heme utilization cystosolic carrier protein HutX: protein MTNTTQPMNKTAIREMLRENPGAMLEGIATNADLGLAEVIELLPESMWQKIDGSHFVDVMQSLPALGKVTLVMNTPDVIMEFSGELPNGKFSHGFYNFAYNSPLHGHLRANHCKSIYLVERPFMKRQTVSLQFINESGNAMFKIFAGRDEKGELVPEQITAMRFWFSDAKTGAVA, encoded by the coding sequence ATGACAAATACAACACAACCCATGAACAAGACCGCCATTCGTGAAATGCTTCGGGAAAATCCCGGCGCCATGCTGGAAGGGATTGCCACCAACGCGGATCTGGGACTGGCCGAAGTGATCGAGCTGCTTCCTGAATCCATGTGGCAAAAGATCGACGGCAGTCATTTCGTGGATGTCATGCAGTCGCTTCCTGCATTGGGCAAAGTGACTCTGGTCATGAATACACCTGATGTCATCATGGAATTTTCCGGTGAATTGCCCAACGGAAAGTTCAGTCACGGTTTTTACAATTTTGCCTATAACAGTCCGTTGCACGGCCATTTGCGGGCCAATCATTGCAAATCGATTTATCTGGTGGAAAGACCTTTTATGAAAAGGCAGACAGTCAGTCTGCAATTCATCAATGAATCGGGAAACGCCATGTTCAAGATTTTTGCAGGACGTGATGAAAAAGGGGAGCTTGTTCCGGAGCAGATTACTGCCATGCGCTTCTGGTTTTCCGATGCCAAAACCGGAGCGGTTGCATGA
- the hutW gene encoding heme anaerobic degradation radical SAM methyltransferase ChuW/HutW, which yields MPDISDFYAQVSSDPLTMAFAEEKKTMPSLARMRPQPPEWDGGSFAEFGAKAFMARPERPLALYVHVPFCHHHCTFCPFYINQTKKDFSKEYSSLLLKEIVDTAYVLREVVDKRSVDVIYFGGGTPSDLDRDDMAAVIRALHDCFRISPDAEVTVEGRTTGFTADKGKAWVEAGANRFSLGVQSANTALRKKLGRISSREEVGEALNGLCESGASVVIDLMYGLPGQDIPMLLDDIRYISEETGIAGLDLYELRRFPDSPLDKAINRGKMPAMPEFNEKARMFGAAYERLYDYGFEHFSPKHWRRNTRERSLYNRLAGQQTDMIPFGSAAGGRLGTIGLGTARDIGTYAEMVGRGEKPLSRITPSPLSADRGGFSHELDVAMERLQLPDMDKWPVSHRDSGRKLLAQWKEAGLLVDSRDGDGMSLTCAGFFWSDRLRKLLTDFVAAPVAG from the coding sequence ATGCCTGACATTTCCGATTTTTATGCTCAGGTTTCGTCCGATCCCCTGACGATGGCTTTTGCCGAGGAAAAGAAAACGATGCCTTCACTTGCCCGCATGCGACCACAGCCTCCCGAATGGGATGGCGGGTCTTTTGCCGAATTCGGTGCAAAGGCATTTATGGCGAGGCCGGAACGTCCGCTTGCTTTGTATGTACATGTGCCGTTTTGTCACCATCATTGTACTTTTTGTCCCTTTTATATCAATCAGACCAAGAAGGATTTCAGCAAGGAATATTCTTCACTGCTTCTGAAAGAAATTGTCGATACGGCGTATGTTCTGAGAGAGGTGGTCGACAAACGGTCGGTAGATGTCATTTATTTCGGTGGCGGAACGCCGAGTGATCTGGATCGGGACGATATGGCGGCGGTCATCCGCGCCTTGCATGACTGTTTCAGGATATCTCCCGACGCGGAAGTGACGGTGGAGGGGAGAACGACCGGGTTTACCGCAGACAAGGGCAAGGCGTGGGTCGAGGCGGGGGCAAACCGTTTTTCTCTGGGGGTTCAGTCAGCCAATACGGCATTGCGGAAAAAACTCGGGCGGATCTCTTCCCGGGAAGAAGTCGGTGAAGCGCTGAATGGCCTGTGCGAAAGCGGCGCTTCAGTCGTCATCGATTTGATGTACGGGTTGCCGGGGCAGGATATTCCGATGCTTCTGGACGATATCCGGTATATCAGTGAGGAAACGGGTATTGCCGGCCTTGATCTGTATGAACTCAGGCGTTTTCCGGACAGTCCGCTCGACAAGGCGATTAACCGCGGAAAAATGCCGGCGATGCCGGAGTTCAACGAAAAAGCCAGAATGTTCGGTGCGGCGTATGAACGTCTGTACGATTACGGATTCGAGCACTTTTCGCCGAAACACTGGCGTCGCAATACCCGTGAAAGATCGTTGTATAACCGTCTTGCCGGACAGCAGACCGATATGATTCCTTTCGGTTCGGCCGCTGGCGGTCGGCTGGGAACGATCGGGCTCGGTACGGCAAGAGATATCGGGACTTATGCGGAAATGGTCGGCCGTGGCGAGAAACCGCTGTCCAGAATCACACCTTCCCCGCTTTCCGCCGATCGTGGCGGATTTTCCCATGAACTGGATGTCGCCATGGAGAGGCTGCAGTTGCCGGATATGGACAAATGGCCGGTATCGCACCGCGATTCGGGAAGGAAACTTCTTGCACAATGGAAAGAGGCCGGACTGCTTGTTGACAGCAGGGATGGAGACGGAATGTCGCTGACTTGTGCCGGTTTTTTCTGGTCGGACCGGTTAAGAAAACTGCTGACGGATTTCGTCGCTGCTCCGGTTGCAGGATAA
- the purN gene encoding phosphoribosylglycinamide formyltransferase has protein sequence MKNIVILISGRGSNMEAIVRAFRREKWAARLCAVISNRADAAGLAFAEKEGILTRVVSHKDYPDRQSYDAALQKAIDEYHPDLVILAGFMRILTDGFVNHYAGRMINIHPSLLPGFKGLHTHRQAIEAGVRVHGATVHFVTPELDGGPIIAQAVVPVLPDDDEDSLADRVLEQEHRLYPRVVGWFVEDKVAYTRDGKARLAEDVASSLDFVLTGGGL, from the coding sequence ATGAAAAATATTGTCATCCTTATTTCCGGACGGGGCAGCAACATGGAAGCCATTGTCCGGGCGTTCAGACGTGAAAAATGGGCGGCCAGGTTGTGTGCCGTGATCAGTAACCGTGCCGATGCCGCCGGGCTGGCTTTTGCGGAAAAAGAGGGGATTTTGACCCGGGTGGTGTCCCATAAGGATTATCCGGATCGGCAATCCTATGATGCGGCGTTGCAGAAGGCAATTGACGAATATCATCCCGATCTGGTGATTCTCGCCGGGTTCATGCGGATTCTGACGGACGGTTTCGTCAATCATTATGCGGGGCGCATGATCAATATCCATCCTTCCTTGTTACCCGGTTTTAAGGGATTGCATACTCACCGGCAGGCTATCGAGGCGGGTGTCAGGGTTCATGGCGCGACGGTACATTTCGTCACTCCGGAACTCGATGGTGGCCCCATTATTGCGCAGGCTGTGGTACCGGTGCTGCCGGATGATGACGAGGATTCGCTGGCCGATCGGGTGCTGGAACAGGAGCACCGGCTTTATCCGAGGGTCGTCGGCTGGTTTGTCGAGGATAAGGTGGCCTATACCCGGGACGGAAAGGCCAGATTGGCAGAGGATGTCGCATCATCCCTGGATTTTGTATTGACGGGAGGGGGATTGTGA